A genomic stretch from Pseudomonas alkylphenolica includes:
- a CDS encoding phosphorylcholine phosphatase encodes MTSAPKVLAAGLALLLTGQTWASELKHWPADAARQLDTMIAANANQGNYAVFDMDNTSYRFDLEESLLPFMENKGLLSREKLDPSLKLMPFKDTAEHKESLFSYYYRLCEIDDMVCYPWVAQVFSGFTLKQLKGYVDELMASGKPIPSTYYEGDQVKTIEVQPPKIFTGQTELFNKLMASGIEVYVMTAASEELVRMVASDPKYGYNVKPQNVIGVSLLLKDRENGALTTARKQISAGSYDPQANLGLELTPYLWTPATWMAGKQAAILTYIDQWKKPVLVGGDTPTSDGYMQFHSVDVGKGGIHLWINRKAKYMDQLNGMIAQNAAAQAKEGLPVTADKNWVIVTPEQIQ; translated from the coding sequence ATGACGTCTGCTCCGAAAGTACTCGCTGCCGGTCTGGCACTGCTGCTGACCGGTCAAACCTGGGCCAGCGAACTCAAGCATTGGCCTGCTGACGCTGCCAGGCAGCTGGACACGATGATCGCGGCCAATGCCAACCAGGGTAACTACGCGGTGTTCGACATGGACAACACCAGCTATCGCTTCGACCTCGAAGAGTCGCTGTTGCCGTTCATGGAAAACAAGGGCCTGCTCAGCCGGGAAAAGCTTGATCCGTCGTTGAAGCTGATGCCGTTCAAAGACACTGCCGAACATAAGGAAAGCCTGTTCAGCTACTACTACCGGCTCTGTGAAATCGACGACATGGTCTGCTATCCCTGGGTCGCCCAGGTGTTTTCCGGCTTCACTCTCAAGCAGCTCAAGGGCTATGTCGATGAGCTGATGGCCTCGGGCAAACCGATCCCCAGCACCTACTACGAGGGCGATCAGGTCAAGACCATCGAGGTACAGCCACCGAAAATCTTCACCGGCCAGACCGAGCTGTTCAACAAGCTGATGGCCAGCGGCATCGAGGTGTATGTGATGACCGCCGCCTCCGAAGAGCTGGTGCGCATGGTCGCCTCCGACCCCAAATACGGCTACAACGTCAAACCGCAGAATGTCATCGGTGTCAGCCTGCTGCTCAAGGATCGCGAGAATGGCGCTTTGACCACCGCGCGCAAACAGATCAGCGCGGGCAGTTATGACCCGCAGGCCAACCTGGGCCTGGAACTGACCCCTTATCTATGGACCCCGGCAACCTGGATGGCGGGCAAACAGGCGGCGATCCTGACCTACATCGATCAATGGAAGAAGCCGGTACTGGTTGGTGGCGATACACCCACCAGTGACGGCTACATGCAGTTCCACAGTGTCGATGTCGGCAAGGGCGGTATTCACCTGTGGATAAATCGCAAAGCCAAGTACATGGACCAGCTCAACGGCATGATCGCCCAGAACGCGGCCGCCCAGGCCAAAGAGGGCTTGCCGGTGACGGCGGACAAGAACTGGGTGATTGTTACTCCTGAGCAGATTCAATAG